From Bosea sp. NBC_00550, the proteins below share one genomic window:
- the pstC gene encoding phosphate ABC transporter permease subunit PstC encodes MTSIPGAAPIVRRTPKAGFDLFFRNASFAAALFVLVLLAGIMLSMVVGGWPAFREFGLGFITSSVWDTQNDQYGAWPAIVGTLSTALIALLIGVPLSLGIAVYLTQLAPPWFKRPVATAIELLAAVPSIIYGMWGLFVFAPLFAAYVQIPLSNIVEGIPIVGTVLYSRSPSGLGIFTAGIILAFMIVPFIASITRDMLEQIPSVLRESAYGIGATTWEVVRHVLVPQAGVSIIGAVMLGLGRALGETMAVTFVVGNANRLSSSILDPGSTIASRIANEFNEAMGLQLNSLIALGCILFFVTFVVLVIARLLVSRVKRY; translated from the coding sequence ATGACGAGCATTCCCGGCGCGGCGCCGATCGTCCGCAGGACGCCGAAGGCAGGCTTCGACCTGTTCTTCCGCAATGCCAGCTTCGCGGCGGCGCTGTTCGTCCTGGTGCTGCTCGCCGGCATCATGCTCTCGATGGTCGTCGGCGGCTGGCCGGCCTTCCGCGAATTCGGCCTCGGCTTCATCACCTCCAGCGTCTGGGACACCCAGAACGACCAGTACGGCGCCTGGCCGGCGATCGTCGGCACGCTCTCGACGGCGCTGATCGCGCTGCTGATCGGCGTGCCGCTCTCGCTCGGCATCGCCGTCTATCTCACCCAGCTCGCGCCGCCCTGGTTCAAGCGGCCGGTCGCCACCGCGATCGAGCTGCTCGCCGCCGTGCCCTCGATCATCTACGGCATGTGGGGCCTGTTCGTCTTCGCGCCGCTCTTCGCGGCCTATGTGCAGATCCCGCTCTCGAACATCGTCGAGGGCATCCCGATCGTCGGCACCGTGCTCTACTCGCGCTCGCCCTCGGGCCTCGGCATCTTCACGGCCGGCATCATCCTGGCCTTCATGATCGTGCCCTTCATCGCCTCGATCACCCGCGACATGCTGGAGCAGATCCCCTCCGTGCTGCGCGAGAGCGCCTACGGCATCGGCGCGACGACCTGGGAGGTCGTGCGCCATGTGCTGGTGCCGCAGGCCGGCGTCTCGATCATCGGCGCGGTCATGCTCGGCCTGGGCCGCGCGCTCGGCGAGACGATGGCGGTGACCTTCGTCGTCGGCAACGCCAACCGCCTGTCGAGCTCGATCCTCGATCCGGGCTCGACCATCGCCTCGCGCATCGCCAACGAGTTCAACGAGGCGATGGGCCTCCAGCTCAACTCGCTGATCGCGCTGGGCTGCATCCTGTTCTTCGTCACCTTCGTCGTCCTCGTCATCGCGCGACTGCTGGTCTCGCGGGTGAAGCGCTACTGA
- the pstB gene encoding phosphate ABC transporter ATP-binding protein PstB, giving the protein MSMLSTLELSPQSLDAEAPVRIAVKNLDFYYGEHKALKNINLDFRDRHVTALIGPSGCGKSTLLRIFNRIYSLYPEQRATGEILLDGRNIISNDVDVNELRSRVGMVFQKPTPFPMSIYDNVAFGIRLYERPPKSELDDRVEGALRRAALWDEVKDKLKSSGMGLSGGQQQRLCIARTIAQKPEVILFDEPTSALDPISTGKIEDLLEQLKSDFTIAIVTHNMQQAARISQYTAFMYLGEVIEFAPTNTIFMNPGKKQTQDYVTGRFG; this is encoded by the coding sequence ATGTCGATGCTTTCGACCCTTGAACTCTCCCCGCAATCGCTCGATGCCGAGGCGCCCGTCCGGATCGCGGTGAAAAACCTCGATTTCTACTACGGCGAGCACAAGGCGCTGAAGAACATCAACCTCGACTTCCGCGACCGGCACGTCACGGCGCTGATCGGCCCTTCCGGCTGCGGCAAGTCGACCCTGCTGCGCATCTTCAACCGGATCTACTCGCTCTATCCCGAGCAGAGGGCGACCGGCGAGATCCTGCTCGACGGGCGCAACATCATCTCCAACGATGTCGACGTGAACGAGCTGCGCTCGCGCGTCGGCATGGTGTTCCAGAAGCCGACGCCGTTCCCGATGTCGATCTACGACAACGTCGCCTTCGGCATCCGGCTCTATGAGAGGCCGCCTAAGTCCGAGCTCGACGACCGCGTCGAAGGCGCCCTGCGCCGCGCCGCGCTCTGGGACGAGGTCAAGGACAAGCTGAAGAGCTCCGGCATGGGCCTCTCCGGCGGCCAGCAGCAGCGCCTGTGCATCGCGCGCACCATCGCGCAGAAGCCGGAGGTGATCCTGTTCGACGAGCCGACCTCGGCGCTGGATCCGATCTCGACCGGCAAGATCGAGGACCTGCTGGAGCAGCTGAAGAGCGACTTCACCATCGCCATCGTTACCCACAACATGCAGCAGGCGGCCCGCATCTCGCAGTACACCGCCTTCATGTATCTGGGCGAGGTCATCGAGTTCGCGCCGACCAACACGATCTTCATGAACCCCGGCAAAAAGCAGACGCAGGACTACGTCACCGGCCGTTTCGGCTGA
- a CDS encoding IS110 family transposase has translation MPVCTTVPEPSRFLGCDVGKAGIVVFDSRGDTLGSLPNEASALAAFAAGLGPDCLVVCEATGGYEDALLAALVSAGCPAHRADARKVKAFIRSYGTLGKSDALDARALARYGAERHARLIRWQAPAPARERLQVLVRTRADLVAQRTACTNRLNAPGIEPVKAPLQALHDCLKAQIAALAQTIAETLRTIARTDRSEQALRSIRGIGTTTAATLIALMPELGRISRRQAAALAGLAPHPNQSGSRDAYRPTRGGRAEIKAALFMPAMAAARHDPAMRDAYTRLIANGKKPIVALTAIMRRIIVIANARVRDQNKLS, from the coding sequence ATGCCGGTTTGCACCACGGTCCCTGAACCCTCCCGTTTCCTCGGCTGTGATGTCGGCAAGGCCGGGATCGTCGTCTTCGACAGCCGCGGCGACACCCTCGGCAGTCTCCCTAACGAGGCTTCGGCCCTGGCAGCCTTCGCAGCCGGGCTCGGCCCGGACTGCCTCGTCGTCTGCGAGGCGACGGGCGGCTATGAGGACGCCCTGCTGGCGGCGCTCGTCTCAGCCGGCTGCCCGGCCCATCGCGCCGATGCCCGCAAGGTCAAGGCCTTCATCCGCTCCTATGGGACGCTCGGGAAGAGCGATGCGCTCGATGCCAGGGCGCTTGCCCGCTACGGCGCCGAGCGCCACGCTCGGCTGATCCGCTGGCAGGCGCCCGCCCCGGCACGCGAGCGCCTCCAGGTCCTGGTGCGGACCAGAGCCGATCTCGTCGCCCAGAGAACGGCCTGCACCAACCGGCTCAACGCTCCCGGCATCGAACCGGTCAAAGCCCCGCTCCAGGCCCTGCACGACTGCCTCAAAGCCCAGATCGCCGCCCTGGCGCAAACCATCGCCGAGACCCTGCGCACCATCGCCCGCACCGACAGAAGCGAGCAGGCCTTGCGCTCCATCCGCGGCATCGGAACGACCACCGCCGCCACCCTCATCGCACTCATGCCCGAGCTCGGACGCATCAGCCGGCGCCAGGCCGCCGCACTCGCAGGCCTGGCTCCTCATCCAAACCAGAGCGGCAGTCGAGACGCCTACCGCCCAACCAGAGGCGGCAGGGCCGAAATCAAGGCCGCCCTGTTCATGCCCGCAATGGCCGCCGCAAGGCACGACCCCGCCATGCGCGACGCCTACACACGCCTCATCGCAAACGGAAAAAAGCCAATCGTCGCTCTCACCGCAATCATGCGACGCATCATCGTCATCGCAAATGCCCGCGTCAGAGACCAAAACAAACTGAGTTGA
- the phoB gene encoding phosphate regulon transcriptional regulator PhoB, with amino-acid sequence MAARILIVEDEEPLTLLLRYNLEAEGFEVDSVARGDDAELHLRDHTPDLVLLDWMLPGLSGIELCRRLRSRRDTERVPIIMLTARGEETERVRGLATGADDYVVKPFSLPELIARIQALLRRAKPGHVAGLLAAGDLELDRTTRRVRRAGSELHLGPTEFRLLEFLMQAPGRVYSRAQLLDAVWGRDVYIDERTVDVHVGRLRKAITPANTKDPLRTVRGAGYAFDETFARS; translated from the coding sequence ATGGCCGCACGCATCCTGATCGTCGAGGACGAGGAGCCGCTCACCCTGCTGCTGCGCTACAACCTCGAGGCCGAGGGCTTCGAGGTCGACAGCGTCGCGCGCGGGGACGATGCGGAGCTGCATCTGCGCGACCACACCCCCGATCTCGTGCTGCTCGACTGGATGCTGCCCGGCCTCTCCGGCATCGAGCTCTGCCGGCGGCTGCGCTCGCGGCGCGACACCGAGCGCGTGCCGATCATCATGCTGACGGCGCGCGGCGAGGAGACCGAGCGGGTACGCGGCCTTGCGACCGGCGCCGACGACTACGTCGTCAAGCCGTTCTCGCTGCCGGAACTGATCGCGCGCATCCAGGCGCTTCTTCGCAGGGCGAAGCCAGGTCACGTCGCGGGGCTGCTGGCCGCGGGCGATCTCGAACTCGACCGCACGACCCGGCGCGTCCGCCGCGCCGGCAGCGAGCTGCATCTCGGGCCGACCGAGTTCCGGCTGCTCGAATTCCTGATGCAGGCACCGGGGCGGGTCTATTCGCGCGCCCAGCTTCTCGATGCCGTCTGGGGCCGCGACGTCTATATCGACGAGCGCACGGTCGACGTCCATGTCGGGCGGCTGCGCAAGGCAATCACGCCTGCCAACACCAAGGACCCGCTGCGCACGGTGCGCGGCGCCGGCTACGCCTTCGACGAGACCTTCGCGCGCAGCTGA
- the phoU gene encoding phosphate signaling complex protein PhoU — protein MTDHIVRSYDTDLEGIRRSLAEMGGMAERMLGDSTVALVRRDTALAQKIISADQRLDNLQREVEEKAVLTIARRQPLANDLRELISAIRIAADVERVGDLAKNIAKRAVAIAGQFQPPHRAVVGLEHISRLVQAQLKDVLDAYAAGNEQKALEVWRRDDEIDALYTSLFRELLTYMMEDPRNITFCTHLLFCAKNIERIGDHTTNIAETIHYLITGDSLDVNRPKLDTTNIEVEAITGS, from the coding sequence ATGACCGATCACATCGTCCGTTCCTACGACACCGATCTCGAGGGCATCCGCCGCAGCCTCGCCGAAATGGGCGGCATGGCCGAGCGCATGCTGGGCGATTCCACCGTCGCCCTGGTGCGCCGCGACACCGCGCTCGCCCAGAAGATCATCTCGGCCGACCAGCGCCTCGACAATCTCCAGCGCGAGGTCGAGGAGAAGGCGGTGCTGACCATCGCCCGGCGCCAGCCGCTCGCCAACGATCTGCGCGAGCTGATCTCGGCGATCCGCATCGCGGCGGATGTCGAGCGCGTGGGCGATCTCGCCAAGAACATCGCCAAGCGGGCCGTCGCCATCGCCGGGCAGTTCCAGCCGCCGCATCGCGCGGTCGTCGGCCTCGAGCACATCAGCCGCCTCGTCCAGGCGCAGCTCAAGGACGTGCTCGACGCCTATGCCGCCGGCAACGAGCAGAAGGCGCTCGAGGTTTGGCGCCGCGACGACGAGATCGACGCGCTCTACACCTCGCTGTTCCGCGAACTCCTGACCTATATGATGGAAGATCCGCGCAACATCACCTTCTGCACACATCTGCTGTTCTGCGCGAAGAACATCGAGCGCATCGGCGACCACACCACCAACATCGCCGAGACGATCCATTATCTCATCACCGGCGACTCGCTCGACGTGAACAGGCCGAAGCTCGACACGACCAATATCGAGGTCGAGGCGATCACGGGCAGCTGA
- the pstA gene encoding phosphate ABC transporter permease PstA → MTTASKPRELPHTPWGRVRQSRRTADRLMKIIATGFTFCAIFVLFWILGMLVVKGIGGLSLATFTEVTPGPGSQGGGLANAIVGSVVLTFLGIAIATPIGVLAGTWLAEYGRRSKLANLIRFINDILLSAPSILIGLFVYVLLVEPFRGYSGWAGGVALGIIAIPVIVRTTEDMLSLVPGPLREAGAALGAPPSVVITSVTWRAAKAGMVTGILLALARIAGETAPLIFTALNNNFWFSASLVGGVSNLPVTIYQFASAPYENWQQLAWAGSLIITMSILLLSIVARRIVSGGK, encoded by the coding sequence ATGACCACTGCTTCCAAGCCGCGCGAACTGCCCCATACCCCCTGGGGGCGCGTCCGCCAGTCCCGCCGCACCGCCGACCGGCTGATGAAGATCATCGCCACCGGCTTCACCTTCTGCGCCATCTTCGTGCTCTTCTGGATCCTCGGCATGCTGGTGGTGAAGGGCATCGGCGGGCTCTCGCTCGCGACCTTCACCGAGGTCACGCCCGGCCCCGGCTCGCAGGGCGGCGGCCTCGCCAACGCCATCGTCGGTTCGGTGGTGCTGACCTTCCTGGGCATCGCCATCGCCACGCCGATCGGCGTGCTGGCGGGGACCTGGCTCGCCGAGTACGGCAGGCGCTCGAAGCTCGCGAACCTGATCCGCTTCATCAACGACATTCTGCTCTCGGCGCCGTCGATCCTGATCGGCCTGTTCGTCTACGTCCTGCTGGTCGAGCCGTTCCGCGGCTATTCCGGCTGGGCCGGCGGCGTCGCGCTCGGCATCATCGCGATCCCCGTCATCGTGCGCACCACCGAGGACATGCTGAGCCTCGTGCCCGGCCCGCTGCGCGAGGCCGGAGCCGCTCTCGGCGCGCCGCCCTCGGTCGTCATCACCAGCGTGACCTGGCGGGCGGCCAAGGCCGGCATGGTCACCGGCATCCTGCTGGCTCTTGCCCGCATCGCCGGCGAGACCGCGCCGCTGATCTTCACAGCGCTCAACAACAATTTCTGGTTCTCGGCGAGCCTCGTCGGCGGCGTCTCGAACCTGCCCGTGACGATCTACCAGTTCGCCTCGGCCCCTTACGAAAACTGGCAGCAGCTGGCCTGGGCCGGCTCGCTCATCATCACCATGTCGATCCTGCTGCTCTCGATCGTTGCCCGCCGCATCGTCAGCGGCGGCAAGTAG
- a CDS encoding ABC transporter substrate-binding protein, translated as MLRLTIAAALLAGTALAAQAQALPDRVKTAGKIIIATQPNYPPITFKDVATNQLSGFDIELGEAIAKELGIKVEWQETAFAQMLSSLQTGRVDAVMAGMSDLPARREAADFINYLDSGAQFYTVTAFKDTIKTPEGLCGKSVGASRATNWPRQIGEWSASNCVAKGKPAVNVVETEGSVDARTQLKTQRLQGGVQGSETMSHFQKLEPNTYIPLGKPFTHSLAGIPFAKTAEGTQLRDAVKGALDRLQANGTYDALIQKYGLPDNAIKPITVNQGK; from the coding sequence ATGCTTCGTTTGACCATCGCCGCCGCGCTGCTCGCCGGCACCGCGCTCGCCGCACAGGCCCAAGCCCTGCCGGACCGCGTCAAGACCGCCGGCAAGATCATCATCGCCACCCAGCCGAACTATCCGCCGATCACCTTCAAGGACGTGGCGACCAACCAGCTCTCGGGCTTCGATATCGAGCTCGGCGAGGCCATCGCCAAGGAGCTCGGCATCAAGGTCGAGTGGCAGGAGACCGCCTTCGCCCAGATGCTGTCCTCGCTGCAGACGGGCCGCGTCGACGCGGTGATGGCGGGGATGAGCGACCTGCCGGCACGGCGCGAGGCGGCCGATTTCATCAACTACCTGGATTCCGGCGCGCAATTCTACACGGTCACGGCGTTCAAGGACACGATCAAGACCCCCGAGGGCCTCTGCGGCAAGAGTGTCGGCGCCAGCCGCGCGACCAACTGGCCGCGCCAGATCGGCGAGTGGAGCGCATCGAACTGCGTCGCCAAGGGCAAGCCCGCGGTCAACGTGGTCGAGACCGAGGGCTCGGTCGATGCCCGCACCCAGCTCAAGACGCAGCGCCTGCAGGGCGGCGTCCAGGGCAGCGAGACGATGAGCCATTTCCAGAAGCTCGAGCCGAACACCTATATCCCGCTCGGCAAGCCCTTCACCCATTCGCTGGCCGGCATCCCCTTCGCCAAGACGGCGGAAGGGACGCAGCTGCGCGACGCCGTCAAGGGCGCGCTCGACCGGCTCCAGGCGAACGGCACCTATGACGCGCTGATCCAGAAGTACGGCCTGCCCGACAACGCGATCAAGCCGATCACCGTCAACCAGGGCAAGTAA
- a CDS encoding STAS/SEC14 domain-containing protein has protein sequence MLTILPAPDHVGAYRLSRTLTADDLDQIMADIDAKLGRHEKIGILADFTEFTDMTLAAAWKDARYSLGELWELQRFPREAVVTDKSWLAAFVDLLNPAIPFVTVRTFKPEEYDTALAWAGDIEGGPNA, from the coding sequence ATGCTCACCATTCTGCCCGCCCCGGACCATGTCGGCGCCTATCGCCTGTCGCGGACGCTGACAGCCGACGATCTCGATCAGATCATGGCCGATATCGATGCGAAGCTTGGCCGCCACGAGAAGATCGGCATCCTCGCCGACTTCACCGAGTTCACCGACATGACATTGGCAGCCGCCTGGAAGGATGCGCGCTACAGCCTCGGCGAGCTCTGGGAGCTCCAGCGTTTTCCCCGCGAGGCCGTGGTCACCGACAAGAGCTGGCTCGCCGCCTTCGTCGACCTGCTCAACCCCGCGATCCCCTTCGTCACGGTGCGCACGTTCAAGCCGGAGGAGTACGACACCGCGCTGGCCTGGGCCGGCGATATCGAGGGCGGTCCCAACGCCTGA
- a CDS encoding amino acid ABC transporter permease, which translates to MTDATSPISSRDLSAIAHLRIVPRRFYGRWFASAVILAILAWIVMAFVEGDIAWPVVRQFFTAPAIIAGLGNTLIMTVCAMTLGVVLGVVFAIMYMSPNPVLRSVALFYIWFFRGTPLLLQLLIWFNLALVFPTIGIPGVFSWRTIDIIGPFMATLLGLGMNQGAYTAEVVRGGILSVDTGQTEAAKAIGMTRLTTLRRIVLPQAMRVIIPPVGNEVISMVKLTSVASVIQYAEILRNAQTIYYANARVIELLIVAAGWYLLVVTLLQIGQYFLECHFSKGRVGRRIKRAAVQEEPA; encoded by the coding sequence ATGACCGACGCCACTTCACCGATCAGCAGCCGCGATCTCTCTGCTATCGCCCATCTCAGGATCGTGCCGCGGCGCTTCTACGGCCGCTGGTTCGCCTCGGCCGTGATCCTCGCCATCCTGGCCTGGATTGTGATGGCCTTCGTCGAGGGCGACATCGCCTGGCCGGTGGTCCGGCAGTTCTTCACGGCGCCCGCCATCATCGCCGGCCTCGGCAACACGCTGATCATGACCGTCTGCGCGATGACGCTCGGCGTCGTGCTCGGCGTCGTCTTCGCGATCATGTACATGTCGCCGAACCCGGTGCTGCGCAGCGTGGCGCTGTTCTACATCTGGTTCTTCCGCGGCACGCCGCTGCTGCTGCAGCTCCTGATCTGGTTCAACCTGGCGCTGGTCTTCCCGACCATCGGCATTCCGGGTGTGTTCTCCTGGCGGACGATCGATATCATCGGGCCGTTCATGGCGACGCTGCTCGGGCTCGGCATGAACCAGGGCGCCTATACGGCCGAGGTGGTGCGCGGCGGCATCCTCTCCGTCGACACCGGCCAGACCGAGGCCGCCAAGGCGATCGGCATGACGCGGCTGACGACGCTGCGCCGGATCGTGCTGCCACAGGCGATGCGCGTCATCATCCCGCCGGTGGGCAACGAGGTGATCAGCATGGTCAAGCTCACCTCGGTGGCGAGCGTGATCCAGTACGCCGAGATCCTGCGCAACGCGCAGACGATCTATTATGCCAATGCGCGGGTCATCGAACTGCTGATCGTCGCCGCGGGCTGGTACCTGCTGGTCGTGACGCTGCTGCAGATCGGCCAGTATTTTCTCGAATGCCACTTCTCGAAGGGGCGGGTGGGACGGCGCATCAAACGCGCCGCGGTTCAGGAGGAGCCCGCATGA
- a CDS encoding LysR family transcriptional regulator, whose product MAAGRPPPSSTALRAFTTVARLGSTARAAQAVNLTQSAVSKQILSLEHHLGAVLFDRSPLGLKLTEAGAIYLPYAEAALEQMDRGARRLAERSAVARPIRLHMVAIVGERWLMGRFPAFAEAHPGVDVQFTNYVSESETEEPDLDIAHGVPPWTGREAHYLFGRDVALVAAPSLIERMGGFRRAADIQKMTLLQHYQMPTFWAEFTEAHDLRGAVPEHTVRYGYYSVITSAAVAGLGVALTPRCYVADELASGALVNPLCLGFTSATGCWLTRPLGQPDRPGLDEFVTWLLSEAGQFDAATRAPSSAD is encoded by the coding sequence ATGGCCGCCGGTCGGCCTCCCCCGTCATCGACCGCCCTGCGGGCCTTCACCACCGTCGCACGACTGGGCTCGACGGCCCGCGCCGCGCAGGCGGTCAACCTCACCCAGAGCGCCGTCTCCAAGCAGATCCTCTCGCTGGAGCATCATCTCGGCGCCGTGCTGTTCGATCGCAGCCCGCTCGGCCTGAAGCTGACCGAAGCCGGCGCGATCTATCTGCCCTATGCCGAAGCGGCGCTGGAGCAGATGGATCGCGGCGCGCGGCGCCTGGCCGAGCGCTCCGCCGTCGCCCGGCCGATCCGGCTGCACATGGTCGCCATCGTCGGCGAGCGCTGGCTGATGGGGCGCTTTCCCGCCTTCGCCGAGGCTCACCCAGGCGTCGACGTGCAGTTCACCAACTATGTCAGCGAGAGCGAGACCGAAGAGCCCGATCTCGATATCGCCCACGGCGTCCCGCCCTGGACCGGCAGGGAGGCGCACTATCTGTTCGGCCGCGATGTCGCCCTCGTCGCCGCGCCGAGCCTGATCGAGCGCATGGGCGGTTTCCGCCGCGCCGCCGACATCCAGAAGATGACACTGCTCCAGCACTATCAGATGCCGACCTTCTGGGCCGAGTTCACCGAGGCCCACGATCTGCGCGGAGCCGTGCCCGAGCACACCGTGCGCTACGGCTACTATTCCGTGATTACCAGCGCCGCCGTCGCCGGGCTCGGCGTCGCCTTGACGCCGCGCTGCTATGTGGCGGATGAATTGGCCTCCGGCGCGCTCGTCAACCCGCTCTGTCTCGGCTTCACAAGCGCGACCGGCTGCTGGCTCACCCGCCCGCTCGGCCAGCCGGATCGCCCCGGCCTCGACGAATTCGTCACCTGGTTGCTCAGCGAGGCCGGGCAGTTCGACGCCGCGACACGGGCGCCTTCTTCAGCAGACTGA
- the argH gene encoding argininosuccinate lyase, with protein MNQTTRLWGGRFRKPPDARLMKLSSAAGEHARLVPQDVAGGKAHAAELGRAGLLTAPELDTILTALDAIARDTVEGRIAPGPQDEDVHTFIERILTERIGSTGAKLRAGRSRNDQAANNLKLYLREKSRSLAAMLAELLTAIADQAELHAASVSPGFTHLQSAQPVTFGHWLMAHGQVLMRDASRLKDWEARSGQSPLGAAALAGSAITLNPELSARALGYDRPFENSVDAVGARDHVAEFLFVAAMLTTNLSRLAEEVTLWASRQFAWVTLDDAFATGSSIMPQKKNPDIAEISRGRAARLTGDLVAMLGALKGLPLSYNRDLAEDKRAAFDAVDVLEEVLPAFAGLIASMSADAKVMRAQAGSGFALATEVADYLARRGVPFAEAHEITGTLVRYCEEMGRELETLDAVDLRAVDPRLDAGVIDHLTLDAAVAARSGHGGTAPDRVREQIARFRDNLTALEAWSRETRR; from the coding sequence ATGAACCAGACGACCCGCCTGTGGGGCGGACGTTTCCGCAAACCGCCGGATGCGCGGTTGATGAAGCTCTCCAGCGCAGCCGGCGAGCACGCCAGGCTGGTGCCCCAGGATGTCGCGGGCGGCAAGGCGCATGCGGCCGAACTCGGGCGCGCCGGGCTGCTGACGGCCCCGGAACTCGACACCATCCTGACCGCCCTCGACGCGATCGCGCGGGACACGGTCGAAGGCCGCATCGCGCCGGGGCCGCAGGACGAGGACGTCCACACCTTCATCGAGCGCATCCTGACCGAGCGGATCGGCTCGACCGGTGCCAAGCTCAGGGCCGGGCGCTCGCGCAACGACCAGGCGGCCAACAACCTCAAGCTCTATCTGCGCGAGAAGTCGCGTTCGCTGGCGGCGATGCTGGCCGAATTGCTGACCGCGATCGCCGACCAGGCGGAATTGCACGCGGCCTCGGTCAGCCCCGGCTTCACCCATCTGCAGAGCGCCCAGCCCGTCACCTTCGGCCACTGGCTGATGGCGCATGGCCAGGTGCTGATGCGCGATGCCTCGCGCCTGAAGGATTGGGAAGCGCGCTCCGGCCAGTCGCCGCTCGGGGCGGCGGCGCTTGCCGGCTCCGCGATCACGCTCAATCCCGAGCTCAGCGCGCGGGCGCTCGGCTATGATCGGCCGTTCGAGAATTCGGTCGATGCGGTCGGCGCGCGCGACCATGTCGCGGAGTTCCTGTTCGTCGCGGCGATGCTGACGACGAACCTGTCGCGGCTCGCCGAGGAGGTGACGCTGTGGGCTTCCAGGCAATTCGCCTGGGTGACGCTGGACGACGCCTTCGCCACCGGCTCCTCGATCATGCCGCAGAAGAAGAACCCCGATATCGCCGAGATCTCGCGCGGGCGGGCGGCGCGGCTGACCGGCGATCTCGTCGCCATGCTCGGAGCGTTGAAGGGGTTGCCGCTTTCCTACAACCGCGACCTCGCCGAGGACAAGCGCGCCGCATTCGACGCCGTCGACGTGCTGGAAGAGGTGCTGCCCGCCTTTGCCGGGCTGATCGCCAGCATGAGCGCCGACGCCAAGGTGATGCGTGCCCAGGCCGGCTCCGGCTTCGCGCTGGCGACCGAAGTGGCCGACTATCTCGCCCGCAGGGGCGTGCCCTTCGCCGAGGCGCATGAGATCACGGGGACCCTGGTGCGCTATTGCGAGGAAATGGGGCGTGAGCTGGAGACGCTCGACGCCGTCGACCTCCGGGCCGTCGATCCGCGGCTCGACGCTGGCGTGATCGACCATCTGACGCTCGATGCCGCCGTCGCGGCCCGCAGCGGCCATGGCGGCACGGCACCCGACCGCGTGCGCGAGCAGATCGCGCGCTTCCGTGACAACCTGACGGCTCTTGAAGCCTGGAGCCGGGAGACGCGGCGATGA
- a CDS encoding amino acid ABC transporter ATP-binding protein, with product MSAVANTAEADSAIVTIANVSKFFGDLKALNNVSLSIEPGTVQCIIGPSGSGKSTLLRCINQLEKIDQGAIRVDGELIGYRRVGDELHELTDPEIARQRLATGMVFQRFNLFNHMTALQNIIEGPLTVLKRPRKQIVAEATALLERVGLAEKRDAYPSELSGGQQQRIAIARALAMKPKLMLFDEPTSALDPELVGEVLNVMRDLAASGMTMIVVTHELGFAREVAGDVVFMDKGEIVEQGPPQTVLVAPKQARTRDFIAAVLK from the coding sequence ATGAGCGCGGTGGCGAACACGGCAGAGGCCGATAGCGCGATCGTCACGATCGCCAATGTCAGCAAGTTCTTCGGCGATCTGAAGGCGCTGAACAACGTCTCGCTCTCGATCGAGCCCGGCACGGTCCAGTGCATCATCGGGCCGTCGGGCTCGGGCAAGTCGACGCTGCTGCGCTGCATCAACCAGCTCGAGAAGATCGACCAGGGCGCCATCCGCGTCGATGGCGAACTGATCGGCTATCGCCGCGTCGGCGACGAGCTGCACGAGCTGACCGACCCGGAGATCGCGCGCCAGCGCCTCGCCACCGGCATGGTCTTCCAGCGCTTCAACCTGTTCAACCACATGACGGCGCTGCAGAACATCATCGAGGGGCCGCTCACCGTGCTGAAGCGGCCGCGCAAGCAGATCGTCGCCGAGGCGACGGCGCTGCTCGAGCGTGTCGGCCTCGCCGAGAAGCGCGACGCCTATCCGAGCGAGCTTTCGGGCGGGCAGCAGCAGCGCATCGCCATCGCCCGGGCGCTGGCGATGAAGCCGAAGCTGATGCTGTTCGACGAGCCGACCTCCGCGCTCGACCCCGAACTCGTCGGCGAGGTTCTGAACGTGATGCGCGATCTCGCGGCCTCAGGCATGACGATGATCGTGGTCACGCATGAGCTCGGCTTCGCGCGCGAGGTGGCGGGCGATGTCGTCTTCATGGACAAGGGCGAGATCGTCGAGCAGGGTCCGCCGCAGACCGTTCTCGTCGCGCCGAAACAGGCGCGCACGCGCGACTTCATCGCCGCCGTCCTGAAGTGA